A segment of the Echinicola strongylocentroti genome:
ACAGGGTGTTGAGTAAAATGAAGGTTGGAGGATAATATGATATTGGTTTTTGATCCGCAGTTGACGGGACACCATTCCGAGTATATCGGGCATTTGGTAGAGCATATTTACCAGAGACCCCAAGGTATGAAGGTGACATTTGTGGTCCATCCTGAATTTGCTTCTAGGTTTCCGGATATTAGGCACAAAGCAAAGCGTTCCCCTGAGATAGAATGGATAGGCCTTCACCAAGAAGAAATCAGTAAAATCACGCAAGGTAATATGGCCTCTCGGTCGAATGCTGAATTCCGTATAATGGATAAATATGCCACGACATTCCAAGCAGATCATGTCATTGCCCTTTACTTTAATACGATCCAGTTGGCGCTTTCCTACCAAAGGCCTCGATACAGTATCAGCGGAATTTTGTTTTTGCAGTTCTTTAGAATGGAAAGGGGCAATTTAAAGGATAAGTTAAAGTACTATCGAAAGTACCTGACCACTTGGCTGTACACCAAAAACAAGCGGCTGACCAAAGTGTTTATCCTTAACGATGATCAGACAGTGGATTTTCTTAATACAACTTTCAGGACCAGCATTTTTGAAATGCTCTCCGACCCAATCCCCAACCTGAAGCCTTTAGAAGGGTTTGATATTTACAGTCATTACAAAATCCCCCCTACCCGAAAGATACTACTCCATATAGGTTCACTTGGAGACAGGAAAGGCACCTACGAAACATTGGCGTCTACCCGGTATATTGATAAAGAAGCACAGGCTGATTACACGCTGTTACTCGTGGGAAAGGTAAGGAGCAAA
Coding sequences within it:
- a CDS encoding glycosyltransferase — encoded protein: MILVFDPQLTGHHSEYIGHLVEHIYQRPQGMKVTFVVHPEFASRFPDIRHKAKRSPEIEWIGLHQEEISKITQGNMASRSNAEFRIMDKYATTFQADHVIALYFNTIQLALSYQRPRYSISGILFLQFFRMERGNLKDKLKYYRKYLTTWLYTKNKRLTKVFILNDDQTVDFLNTTFRTSIFEMLSDPIPNLKPLEGFDIYSHYKIPPTRKILLHIGSLGDRKGTYETLASTRYIDKEAQADYTLLLVGKVRSKAESVKLNEAISACQKETDCQIIWDEQFVSNDMMKSLFDRCDVVLMPYKNPEASSGILGHAANSGKPVVTVDKGLLGHIVKREGLGVLVNNVDPVELGAAIPRAVRFRPSRERLGEFVKKGSQEVFADLLMTS